One Mixta gaviniae genomic window carries:
- a CDS encoding mechanosensitive ion channel family protein, protein MQQQIFYWLRHSDVPYASLLSLVAVVAVILLISVIAHLLLHRALLPMLQRRVYAASQQWPKSLIDNHLFNRFALLLQGVLLNIQTSLFLHSSEPLYTALLVISQVWMMLFILLMLFSLLDILLELSAGSALARQLPLRGIFQSIKLVAAILFAIMMISVLLGKSPLVLITGLGAMTAVLMLVFKDPILGLVAGIQLSANDMLKINDWLDMPKYGADGAVIDIGLTTVKVRNWDNTITTIPTYALIADSFKNWRGMSESGGRRIKRSLNIDATSIHFLSEEELAALQRAQLLTPYIAQKKAEVSRHNAELACDLTTPLNGRHLTNIGTFRAWLEAWLRSHPDIHQNMTLMVRQLAPGSHGLPLEVYAFTSTTVWREYERIQSDIFDHIYAVLPAFGLRVHQTPTGHDLHALGAGVQSSAPR, encoded by the coding sequence ATGCAACAACAGATCTTTTACTGGCTGCGTCATAGTGACGTGCCCTACGCCAGCCTGCTCTCGCTGGTCGCCGTTGTCGCGGTGATTTTGCTGATTTCCGTTATCGCCCATCTGCTGCTGCACCGCGCCCTGTTGCCGATGCTGCAGCGACGCGTCTACGCCGCCAGCCAGCAGTGGCCGAAGTCGCTTATCGATAATCACCTGTTCAACCGCTTCGCGCTGCTACTGCAGGGCGTGCTGCTGAATATCCAGACCAGCCTGTTTCTGCACAGCAGCGAGCCGCTCTATACCGCGCTGCTGGTGATTTCACAGGTCTGGATGATGCTCTTTATCCTGCTGATGCTCTTTTCGCTGCTGGATATCCTGCTGGAGCTTTCCGCCGGGAGCGCGCTGGCGCGTCAGCTGCCCCTGCGCGGCATTTTCCAGAGCATCAAGCTGGTGGCGGCGATTTTATTCGCCATCATGATGATTTCGGTGCTACTGGGCAAATCGCCGCTGGTGCTGATCACCGGCCTCGGCGCGATGACCGCGGTGCTGATGCTGGTGTTCAAGGATCCGATCCTCGGCCTGGTGGCGGGCATTCAGCTCTCTGCCAACGATATGCTGAAGATCAACGACTGGCTGGATATGCCCAAGTATGGCGCCGACGGCGCGGTGATCGATATCGGCCTGACCACGGTGAAGGTTCGCAACTGGGATAACACCATTACCACCATTCCCACCTATGCGCTGATCGCCGACTCGTTTAAAAACTGGCGCGGGATGTCGGAATCGGGCGGCCGCCGCATCAAGCGCAGCCTCAATATCGACGCCACCAGTATCCATTTCCTGAGCGAAGAGGAGCTGGCGGCGCTGCAGCGCGCTCAGCTGCTGACGCCTTATATCGCGCAGAAAAAGGCGGAGGTGTCGCGCCACAACGCCGAACTGGCATGCGATCTCACCACGCCGCTAAACGGGCGCCACCTGACCAATATCGGCACCTTCCGCGCCTGGCTGGAGGCCTGGCTGCGAAGCCACCCCGACATCCACCAGAATATGACACTAATGGTGCGTCAGCTGGCGCCGGGATCGCATGGCCTGCCGCTGGAGGTATACGCCTTTACCAGCACTACGGTCTGGCGGGAGTATGAGCGTATCCAGTCCGATATATTCGATCATATCTACGCCGTGCTGCCGGCCTTCGGCCTGCGCGTGCATCAAACGCCGACCGGGCACGATCTACACGCGCTCGGCGCCGGCGTGCAAAGCAGCGCACCGCGATAA
- the proY gene encoding proline-specific permease ProY, which translates to MQETNKLKRGLSTRHIRFMALGSAIGTGLFYGSADAIKMAGPSVLLAYIIGGAVAYIIMRALGEMSVNNPQSSSFSRYAQDYLGPMAGYITGWTYCFEILIVAIADVTAFGIYMGVWFPDVPHWIWVLSVVLMIGAVNLMSVKVFGEVEFWFSFFKVATIIIMIAAGLGMIIWGIGNGGQPTGIHNLWSNGGFFAHGVVGMLLSLQMVMFAYGGIEIIGITAGEAEEPEKSIPRAINSVPWRILVFYVGTLFVIMSIYPWNQVGTQGSPFVLTFQHLGIAAAASILNFVVLTASLSAINSDVFGVGRMLHGMAQQGHAPKMFMKVSERGIPWVTVVVMMLAMLVAVYLNYLMPEKVFLVIASLATFATVWVWIMILCSQIAFRRTLNKQQESELKFALPGGRYTAAFGVLFLLFIIGMIGYFPDTRVSLYVGAIWIVLLLAGYKLMMRRR; encoded by the coding sequence ATGCAAGAAACCAATAAGCTCAAACGGGGACTGAGCACGCGCCATATCCGTTTTATGGCGCTGGGATCGGCGATTGGTACCGGGCTGTTTTACGGTTCTGCCGATGCAATTAAAATGGCCGGGCCAAGCGTACTGCTGGCCTATATTATCGGCGGCGCGGTGGCCTATATTATCATGCGCGCGCTGGGCGAAATGTCCGTCAACAATCCGCAATCCAGCTCCTTTTCGCGCTACGCGCAGGATTACCTCGGCCCGATGGCGGGCTACATCACTGGCTGGACCTACTGTTTCGAAATCCTGATTGTCGCCATCGCCGACGTGACCGCGTTCGGCATCTATATGGGCGTCTGGTTCCCCGATGTGCCGCACTGGATCTGGGTGCTGAGCGTGGTGCTGATGATCGGTGCCGTCAACCTGATGAGCGTGAAGGTGTTCGGTGAGGTGGAGTTCTGGTTCTCCTTCTTTAAGGTCGCGACCATCATCATCATGATCGCGGCGGGCTTAGGGATGATTATCTGGGGTATCGGCAACGGCGGTCAGCCGACCGGCATCCATAACCTCTGGAGCAACGGCGGCTTCTTCGCGCATGGCGTGGTCGGCATGCTGCTGTCGCTGCAGATGGTGATGTTCGCCTATGGCGGCATTGAGATTATCGGCATCACCGCCGGTGAAGCGGAAGAGCCGGAAAAATCGATTCCGCGCGCCATTAATTCGGTGCCGTGGCGTATTCTGGTGTTTTACGTCGGCACGCTGTTCGTGATTATGTCGATCTACCCCTGGAACCAGGTGGGCACGCAGGGCAGCCCCTTTGTGCTGACCTTCCAGCATCTTGGCATCGCGGCGGCGGCCTCGATTCTGAACTTTGTGGTACTGACCGCTTCTCTGTCGGCGATCAACAGCGACGTATTCGGCGTCGGCCGCATGCTGCACGGTATGGCGCAGCAGGGCCACGCGCCGAAGATGTTTATGAAGGTGTCGGAGCGCGGCATTCCCTGGGTGACGGTGGTGGTAATGATGCTGGCGATGCTGGTGGCGGTTTACCTTAACTACCTGATGCCGGAAAAAGTGTTCCTGGTGATCGCCTCACTGGCGACTTTCGCCACCGTCTGGGTGTGGATTATGATCCTCTGCTCGCAGATCGCTTTCCGCCGTACGCTGAATAAGCAGCAGGAGAGCGAGCTGAAATTCGCGCTGCCGGGCGGACGCTATACCGCGGCGTTCGGCGTGCTGTTCCTGTTGTTCATTATCGGCATGATCGGCTACTTCCCGGATACGCGCGTGTCGCTCTACGTCGGCGCCATCTGGATCGTGCTGCTGCTGGCGGGCTATAAGCTTATGATGCGACGCCGTTAA
- a CDS encoding DUF3251 domain-containing protein encodes MRKGLFLLPLLSAALLNGCAAPPSASTRALHGEVGQLNQQVSQLTRQASALEQQNQLNSHSTQGAWLLPAANTRVELQSLAGPLMLSLTRIEAEASGTRALLTLRAAGDRPLQSLRMQVEWGELDAATSKPLSAGALSQTIEVRNALLPKSEQPVPLRLSGLPPEQVGYVRIHDVEPLTPGQNASSAAQDVSSPAGQNAASAAGQHASPTVAP; translated from the coding sequence ATGAGAAAAGGGCTTTTCCTGCTGCCGTTGCTCAGCGCCGCGTTGCTTAACGGCTGCGCCGCGCCGCCCTCCGCCAGCACCCGCGCGCTGCACGGCGAAGTCGGCCAGCTAAATCAGCAAGTTTCGCAGCTGACGCGCCAGGCCAGCGCGCTGGAGCAGCAAAACCAACTTAACAGTCACTCGACCCAGGGCGCCTGGCTGCTGCCCGCCGCCAATACCCGTGTCGAACTGCAAAGCCTCGCCGGCCCGCTGATGCTGTCGCTGACGCGCATCGAGGCGGAAGCGAGCGGCACCCGCGCTCTGCTGACGCTGCGCGCCGCCGGCGACAGACCGCTGCAGAGCCTGCGCATGCAGGTGGAATGGGGTGAGCTGGATGCCGCTACCAGTAAGCCGCTCAGCGCCGGCGCGCTGTCGCAGACCATTGAAGTGCGCAATGCCCTGCTGCCGAAAAGTGAGCAGCCAGTGCCGCTGCGCCTGAGCGGACTGCCGCCAGAGCAGGTGGGCTATGTGCGGATACATGATGTCGAGCCGCTGACGCCGGGGCAGAACGCCTCCTCCGCCGCACAGGATGTCTCCTCCCCTGCCGGGCAGAATGCTGCCTCTGCTGCCGGGCAGCACGCTTCCCCCACTGTCGCGCCATAA
- a CDS encoding ACP phosphodiesterase, translating to MNFLAHLHLASLANSSLPGNLMADYVRGDPLPHWPADIAAGIALHRRLDALTDALPEVLSAKRLFRDVTRRVAPITLDVVWDHFLSRHWDRIEPSQPLPQFLAQARAQIEPMLPQSPEGFQRLNGYLWRERWMERYAEADYLQQVLRGMAARRPRLAALADSWIDFHEHYAALETLFWQFYPRLMRRAAEQQL from the coding sequence ATGAACTTTCTTGCACATCTTCATTTGGCCTCGCTGGCCAACAGCTCCCTGCCGGGCAATCTGATGGCGGATTACGTGCGCGGCGATCCGCTTCCGCACTGGCCTGCAGATATCGCTGCCGGTATCGCCCTGCACCGCCGCCTCGACGCGCTGACCGACGCCCTGCCGGAGGTGCTGAGCGCCAAACGCCTGTTCCGCGACGTGACGCGGCGCGTCGCGCCGATCACCCTCGACGTGGTCTGGGATCACTTTCTGTCGCGCCACTGGGATCGCATTGAGCCTTCGCAGCCGCTGCCGCAGTTTCTGGCGCAGGCGCGGGCGCAAATCGAGCCGATGCTGCCGCAGTCGCCGGAAGGCTTTCAGCGCCTGAACGGTTATCTGTGGCGCGAGCGCTGGATGGAGCGTTACGCCGAGGCGGACTATCTGCAGCAGGTGCTGCGCGGCATGGCGGCGCGCCGTCCGCGTCTGGCCGCGCTCGCTGACTCCTGGATCGATTTTCATGAACATTACGCCGCGCTCGAAACCCTGTTCTGGCAGTTCTACCCACGCCTGATGCGCCGCGCCGCTGAACAGCAGCTGTAA
- the yajC gene encoding preprotein translocase subunit YajC, translating into MSFFISDAVAAAGAPSQGSPYSLVIMLVVFGLIFYFMILRPQQKRAKEHKKLMDSISKGDEVLTTGGLVGRVTKVAETGYIAIALNDNNEVVIKRDFVAAVLPKGTMKAL; encoded by the coding sequence ATGAGTTTTTTCATTTCTGACGCAGTGGCAGCAGCAGGCGCGCCGTCTCAGGGAAGCCCCTATTCTCTGGTGATTATGCTGGTGGTTTTCGGCCTGATTTTCTATTTCATGATCCTGCGTCCGCAGCAGAAGCGTGCGAAAGAGCATAAAAAGCTGATGGACTCCATCTCCAAGGGCGATGAAGTGCTGACCACCGGCGGTCTGGTGGGTCGCGTGACGAAAGTGGCGGAGACTGGCTATATCGCTATCGCCCTGAACGATAACAACGAAGTGGTTATCAAACGTGATTTCGTGGCTGCCGTCCTGCCGAAAGGTACTATGAAGGCGCTGTAA
- the secF gene encoding protein translocase subunit SecF, which yields MAQQYSVEQLNYGRKVHDFMRWDTLAFTLSGLLLIASVIIMGVRGFNWGLDFTGGTVIEITLEQPADLDTLRGSLEKSGFVEPQVQNFGSSRDVMVRLSPNAGNAGQELGNKVVSVINQASGQNATVKRIEFVGPSVGSDLAQAGGMALLVALISILVYVGFRFEWRLALGAVLALAHDVIITLGILALFHIEIDLTIIASLMSVIGYSLNDSIVVSDRIRENFRKIRRGTPYEIVNVSLTQTLSRTIMTSATTLVVVLMLFIFGGALLEGFSLTMLIGVSIGTISSIYVASALALKLGMKREHMLQQKVEKEGADQPSILP from the coding sequence GTGGCACAGCAATATAGTGTTGAACAATTAAACTATGGCCGTAAAGTCCATGACTTTATGCGCTGGGATACGCTGGCCTTTACCCTTTCGGGGCTGCTGCTGATCGCCTCGGTGATCATCATGGGCGTACGCGGCTTTAACTGGGGGCTCGACTTTACCGGCGGCACGGTGATTGAGATTACGCTGGAGCAGCCGGCCGACCTCGATACGCTGCGCGGATCGCTGGAGAAATCGGGCTTTGTCGAACCCCAGGTGCAGAACTTCGGCAGCAGCCGTGACGTAATGGTGCGTCTGTCGCCGAACGCCGGCAACGCGGGCCAGGAGCTGGGCAACAAGGTCGTTTCGGTGATCAACCAGGCCTCCGGCCAGAATGCCACCGTGAAGCGCATTGAGTTTGTCGGCCCCAGCGTCGGCAGCGATCTGGCGCAGGCGGGCGGCATGGCGCTGCTGGTGGCGTTGATCTCTATCCTGGTGTATGTCGGCTTCCGCTTCGAGTGGCGTCTGGCGCTTGGGGCCGTGCTGGCGCTGGCGCACGACGTGATCATTACGCTCGGCATCCTGGCGCTGTTCCATATTGAGATCGACTTAACCATCATCGCCTCGCTGATGTCGGTTATCGGTTACTCATTGAATGACAGCATCGTGGTCTCCGACCGTATCCGCGAAAACTTCCGCAAGATCCGTCGCGGCACGCCGTATGAGATCGTTAACGTCTCGCTGACGCAGACGCTGAGCCGCACCATCATGACCTCGGCGACGACGCTGGTGGTAGTGCTGATGCTGTTCATCTTCGGCGGCGCACTGCTGGAAGGCTTCTCGCTGACCATGCTGATCGGCGTTTCCATCGGGACCATCTCCTCTATTTACGTGGCTTCAGCGCTGGCGCTGAAACTGGGCATGAAGCGGGAGCATATGCTGCAGCAGAAAGTGGAAAAAGAGGGCGCCGATCAGCCTTCTATTCTGCCGTAA
- the queA gene encoding tRNA preQ1(34) S-adenosylmethionine ribosyltransferase-isomerase QueA, whose protein sequence is MRVADFSFELPESLIAHYPQPQRSGCRLLSLNGPDGALSHGVFTDVLDKLNPGDLLVFNNTRVIPARVYGRKASGGKIEMLVERMLDDKRVLAHVRASKAPKPGAALLFGDDESVRATMVARHDALFEIVFDDARGVLDILNAIGHMPLPPYIDRPDEEADRELYQTVYSQKPGAVAAPTAGLHFDEPLLAALREKGVEMAFVTLHVGAGTFQPVRVDSIEDHIMHSEYAEVPQEVVDAVLACKARGNRVVAVGTTSVRSLESAAQAAQDALIAPFFDDTQIFIYPGYHYQVIDALITNFHLPESTLIMLVSAFAGYRHTMNAYHAAVAEQYRFFSYGDAMFITRNPQAPDEKVGA, encoded by the coding sequence ATGCGCGTTGCCGATTTTTCTTTTGAATTACCTGAGTCGTTGATTGCCCACTATCCGCAGCCCCAGCGCAGCGGATGTCGGCTGCTGTCACTGAACGGCCCCGACGGCGCCCTGAGCCATGGCGTTTTCACCGATGTGCTTGATAAGCTGAACCCCGGCGATCTGCTGGTGTTTAACAACACCCGCGTCATTCCAGCCCGTGTTTACGGGCGTAAAGCCAGCGGCGGTAAGATCGAAATGCTGGTGGAGCGCATGCTGGATGATAAGCGCGTGCTGGCGCACGTGCGCGCCTCGAAAGCGCCGAAACCAGGTGCTGCGCTGCTGTTCGGCGATGATGAAAGCGTCCGCGCCACCATGGTGGCGCGCCATGACGCGCTGTTCGAGATCGTCTTTGACGACGCGCGCGGCGTGCTGGATATTCTGAACGCCATCGGCCATATGCCGCTGCCGCCCTATATCGATCGCCCCGACGAAGAGGCGGATCGCGAGCTGTATCAGACGGTCTATAGCCAGAAGCCGGGCGCGGTGGCCGCGCCGACCGCCGGGCTGCACTTTGATGAGCCGCTGCTGGCGGCGCTGCGTGAAAAAGGCGTTGAAATGGCGTTCGTCACGCTGCACGTCGGCGCCGGCACCTTTCAGCCGGTACGCGTCGACAGCATTGAAGATCACATCATGCACTCCGAATATGCCGAAGTGCCGCAGGAGGTTGTGGATGCGGTGCTGGCCTGTAAAGCGCGCGGCAATCGCGTGGTCGCCGTCGGCACCACCTCGGTGCGGTCGCTGGAAAGCGCAGCGCAGGCGGCGCAGGACGCTCTGATCGCCCCGTTCTTCGACGATACCCAGATCTTTATCTATCCCGGCTATCACTACCAGGTTATCGATGCGCTGATCACCAATTTCCATCTGCCGGAATCGACGCTGATCATGTTGGTTTCCGCGTTCGCCGGCTATCGCCACACCATGAATGCCTATCACGCGGCGGTGGCGGAACAGTATCGCTTCTTCAGCTACGGCGATGCGATGTTCATTACCCGTAATCCCCAGGCGCCGGACGAGAAGGTCGGCGCCTGA
- the secD gene encoding protein translocase subunit SecD — protein MLNRYPLWKYIMLIVVLAVGLLYALPNLYGEDPAVQITGARGSAASEQTLDQIQNVLKQEHIQSKSIALEQDAILARFANTDVQLRAREALMKTLGEDYVVALNLAPATPKWLEMLAAQPMKLGLDLRGGVHFLMEVDMDTALGKLQEQNTDSLRSDLRDKGIPYTNVRKIDNYGVEILFRDGAARDNAVSYLTTRHRDLVINSRGDNALRAVMSDDRLREAREYAVQQNINILRNRVNQLGVAEPLVQRQGSDRIVVELPGIQDTARAKEILGATATLEFRLVNTIVDASAAAKGRVPGDSEVKQTREGQPVVLYKRVILTGDHITDSTSSTDEYNQPQVNISLDSAGGNMMSTFTKDNIGKPMATLFVEYKDSGKKDANGRSILVKQEEVINVANIQSRLGNSFRITGINNPNEARQLSLLLRAGALIAPIQIVEERTIGPTMGQQNITQGLEACLWGLIASIVFMVVFYKKFGVIATTALVANLILIVGIMSLLPGATLTMPGIAGIVLTLAVAVDANVLINERIKEELKNGRTVQQAIHEGYKGAFSSIVDANVTTLITAIILYAVGTGSIKGFAITTAIGVGTSMFTAIVGTRAIVNLLYGGKRVNKLSI, from the coding sequence GTGTTAAACCGTTATCCTTTGTGGAAATACATTATGCTGATCGTGGTGCTTGCCGTCGGTCTGCTGTATGCACTTCCTAACCTGTATGGAGAGGATCCGGCTGTTCAGATCACTGGCGCGCGCGGAAGCGCCGCCAGTGAGCAAACGCTGGACCAGATCCAAAATGTATTAAAACAAGAGCATATCCAGAGCAAATCTATTGCGCTGGAGCAGGACGCTATTCTGGCGCGTTTCGCCAATACGGATGTGCAGCTGCGCGCCCGTGAAGCGCTGATGAAGACGCTGGGCGAAGATTACGTCGTGGCGCTTAACCTCGCCCCGGCCACGCCAAAGTGGCTGGAGATGCTGGCGGCGCAGCCGATGAAGCTCGGCCTTGACCTGCGCGGCGGCGTTCACTTCCTGATGGAAGTCGATATGGACACCGCGCTCGGCAAGCTGCAGGAGCAGAATACCGACAGCCTGCGCAGCGATCTGCGCGATAAAGGCATCCCCTATACCAACGTGCGCAAGATTGATAACTACGGCGTGGAGATCCTGTTCCGCGACGGCGCCGCGCGCGACAACGCCGTCAGCTACCTGACGACCCGTCATCGCGATCTGGTAATCAACAGCCGCGGCGACAATGCGCTGCGCGCCGTAATGAGCGATGATCGCCTGCGCGAGGCGCGCGAGTATGCGGTTCAGCAGAACATCAACATCCTGCGTAACCGCGTTAACCAGCTGGGCGTCGCTGAGCCGCTGGTGCAGCGTCAGGGCTCTGACCGTATCGTGGTTGAGCTGCCGGGCATTCAGGACACCGCACGCGCCAAAGAGATTCTGGGCGCCACCGCGACGCTGGAATTCCGTCTGGTGAACACCATCGTCGACGCCAGCGCTGCCGCCAAAGGCCGCGTGCCGGGCGATTCTGAAGTGAAGCAGACGCGCGAAGGGCAGCCGGTCGTGCTGTACAAACGCGTGATCCTGACCGGTGACCACATCACCGACTCCACCTCCAGCACCGACGAATACAACCAGCCACAGGTCAACATCTCGCTCGATAGCGCGGGCGGCAACATGATGTCGACCTTTACCAAAGACAATATCGGCAAGCCGATGGCGACGCTGTTTGTTGAATATAAAGACAGCGGCAAAAAAGACGCCAACGGCCGTTCGATTCTGGTGAAACAGGAAGAAGTGATCAACGTGGCGAATATTCAGTCGCGTCTGGGCAACAGCTTCCGCATCACCGGTATCAACAACCCGAACGAAGCTCGCCAGCTTTCGCTGCTGCTGCGCGCCGGCGCGCTGATTGCGCCGATTCAGATTGTTGAAGAGCGTACTATCGGTCCGACCATGGGGCAGCAGAACATCACTCAGGGCCTGGAAGCGTGCCTGTGGGGTCTGATCGCTTCCATCGTCTTTATGGTGGTGTTCTATAAAAAGTTCGGCGTTATCGCCACGACCGCGCTGGTTGCCAACCTGATCCTGATTGTCGGCATTATGTCGCTGTTACCTGGCGCGACGCTGACGATGCCGGGCATCGCCGGGATTGTGCTGACGCTGGCGGTCGCCGTTGATGCGAACGTGCTGATAAACGAGCGTATCAAAGAGGAGCTGAAGAACGGGCGCACCGTTCAGCAGGCGATTCATGAAGGCTATAAAGGCGCGTTCTCCAGTATCGTCGACGCCAACGTCACCACGCTGATTACCGCCATTATTCTTTATGCGGTCGGCACCGGCTCCATTAAGGGCTTCGCCATCACCACCGCGATTGGCGTGGGCACCTCGATGTTCACGGCGATTGTCGGCACGCGTGCCATTGTTAACCTGTTGTATGGCGGCAAACGCGTCAACAAGCTGTCTATCTGA
- the tgt gene encoding tRNA guanosine(34) transglycosylase Tgt, with protein sequence MKFELDTKDGRARRGRLVFDRGVVETPAFMPVGTYGTVKGMTPEEVKETGAQILLGNTFHLWLRPGQEIMKLHGDLHDFMQWHGPILTDSGGFQVFSLGDIRKITEAGVHFRNPINGDAIFLDPEKSMEIQYDLGSDIVMIFDECTPYPADWDYAKRSMEMSLRWAKRSRDHFDKLGNKNALFGIIQGSVYEDLRDVSVKGLVDIGFDGYAVGGLAVGEPKEDMHRILEHVCPQIPEDKPRYLMGVGKPEDLVEGVRRGIDMFDCVMPTRNARNGHLFVTDGVVKIRNAKHKDDTSPLDAECDCYTCRNYSRAYLHHLDRCNEILGARLNTIHNLRYYQRVMAGLRQAIEEGKLERFVSDFYTRKGKAVPPLNA encoded by the coding sequence GTGAAGTTTGAACTTGATACAAAAGATGGCCGCGCGCGTCGTGGCCGTCTGGTTTTCGATCGCGGCGTCGTTGAAACCCCGGCCTTTATGCCGGTGGGTACCTACGGCACGGTAAAAGGCATGACGCCGGAAGAGGTGAAAGAGACCGGCGCGCAGATCCTGCTGGGCAACACTTTCCACCTCTGGCTGCGTCCGGGGCAGGAGATCATGAAGCTGCACGGCGACCTGCACGATTTCATGCAGTGGCACGGGCCGATTCTGACCGATTCCGGCGGCTTCCAGGTGTTCAGCCTGGGTGATATCCGTAAGATCACCGAAGCGGGCGTTCACTTTCGCAACCCGATCAACGGCGATGCGATCTTCCTCGATCCGGAAAAATCGATGGAGATCCAGTACGATCTCGGATCGGACATCGTGATGATCTTCGATGAATGCACGCCTTACCCGGCCGACTGGGACTACGCCAAACGCTCGATGGAAATGTCGCTGCGCTGGGCGAAGCGCAGCCGCGATCATTTCGACAAACTGGGCAACAAAAATGCGCTGTTCGGCATTATTCAGGGCAGCGTTTACGAAGATTTACGTGATGTCTCTGTCAAAGGACTGGTGGATATCGGCTTTGATGGTTACGCTGTGGGCGGCCTGGCGGTCGGCGAGCCGAAAGAAGATATGCACCGCATCCTGGAGCATGTCTGTCCGCAGATCCCGGAAGATAAACCCCGTTATCTGATGGGCGTCGGCAAGCCGGAAGACCTGGTCGAAGGCGTGCGTCGCGGCATCGATATGTTCGACTGCGTGATGCCGACGCGCAATGCGCGCAACGGCCATCTGTTTGTTACCGACGGCGTAGTGAAAATCCGTAACGCTAAGCATAAAGATGACACCTCGCCGCTGGATGCCGAGTGTGATTGCTACACCTGTCGCAATTACAGCCGCGCCTACTTGCACCATCTCGACCGTTGTAACGAAATATTGGGCGCGCGTCTGAATACCATTCATAACCTGCGCTACTACCAGCGCGTGATGGCGGGTTTACGCCAGGCTATTGAAGAAGGTAAATTAGAGCGCTTCGTCAGTGACTTCTATACGCGGAAGGGTAAAGCGGTTCCGCCATTAAACGCTTGA
- the nrdR gene encoding transcriptional regulator NrdR yields MHCPFCSAVDTKVIDSRLVGEGTSVRRRRQCLDCHERFTTFEVAELVMPRVIKSNDVREPFNEDKLRSGMVKALEKRPVSSDAVENAISHIKTQLRATGEREIPSKMIGNLVMDELKKLDKVAYIRFASVYRSFEDIREFGEEIARLQD; encoded by the coding sequence ATGCATTGCCCATTCTGCTCCGCTGTGGATACCAAAGTGATTGATTCCCGTCTGGTTGGCGAAGGCACCTCAGTGCGCCGTCGTCGTCAGTGTCTGGACTGTCATGAACGTTTTACCACCTTTGAAGTGGCGGAACTGGTGATGCCGCGCGTGATCAAAAGCAACGATGTTCGCGAACCCTTCAATGAAGACAAACTGCGCAGCGGCATGGTAAAAGCGCTGGAAAAACGGCCGGTGAGTTCCGACGCGGTTGAAAACGCCATCAGCCATATCAAAACGCAGCTGCGCGCCACCGGCGAGCGTGAGATCCCCAGTAAAATGATCGGCAACCTGGTAATGGACGAGCTGAAAAAGCTCGATAAGGTTGCCTATATTCGCTTCGCCTCCGTTTATCGCAGCTTTGAAGACATTCGCGAATTCGGCGAAGAGATCGCCCGTTTACAGGATTAA